A genomic segment from Leptolyngbya boryana PCC 6306 encodes:
- a CDS encoding ATP-binding protein: MQAVYEPTDLASYTTDLASVFRSAIERANLQFVVDCPALPEAVYVDHEMWEKIVLNLLSNAFKFTFEGKITVQLCWRIDQVQLIVRDTGVGIPAAEIPHLFERFHRVKASQGRSFEGSGIGLSLVQELVKLHQGTIEVISQEGEGTCFTIAIPTGTAHLPVEQISETRTTSATGASSYVEEALRWLPDSSSVATPLDLNPVMQSSSPQAYVLLADDNADMRDYVKRLLAQQYEVKAVSDGLAVLDAVCDRTPDLILTDVMMPQLDGFGVLSALRDSPQTREIPIILLSARAGEEARVEGLAAGADDYLTKPFSARELLARVEATLKLSKLRQEALQREQTLRAASETAKQQAETALRRIDQLLESMSDAFVALDHHWKIIYQNATAERINNKPRSEVIGKTLWEEWPAAIGTEIETQYRRAIAQQTAAHFEHHYYEPPSHDVWLEVNAYPFEEGLGIFYRDISQRKQLEAEQAHILQLEQVAREKAEQANRIKDEFLAVLSHELRSPLNPILGWSRLLQTGRLDAEKTAYALATIERNAKLQSDLIADLLDVSRILQGKINLNVSTVNLATVIRAAIETVRLAAEAKSIEIETVFESEVNDVAGDATRLQQIVWNLLSNAVKFTPTGGQVQIHLTAIDHQIQMTVHDTGKGIAPEFLPHVFDYFRQEDGATTRQFGGLGLGLAIVRYLTELHGGTVAVESPGEGQGTTFMVRLPRLSTAAELQSEAQSADSSASLKDLKILVVDDDSDALGLVEFLLEEAGAIVVSVPSACEALQALAQSRFDILVSDIGMPEMDGYMLMQQVRALPPDQGGEIRAIALTAYAGELNQKQAIAAGFQKHLAKPLESEELIDAIAALTKK; encoded by the coding sequence GTGCAAGCCGTTTATGAACCAACTGATCTGGCAAGCTACACAACAGATTTAGCGAGTGTCTTTCGATCTGCGATCGAGCGTGCCAATCTCCAGTTCGTGGTCGATTGTCCTGCACTTCCAGAAGCGGTGTATGTCGATCATGAGATGTGGGAAAAGATTGTTCTGAATCTTCTCTCGAATGCCTTCAAATTTACCTTTGAAGGCAAGATTACTGTGCAGTTGTGCTGGCGGATAGACCAGGTTCAACTGATCGTTCGAGACACCGGAGTTGGCATTCCCGCAGCAGAAATTCCGCATCTGTTTGAGCGGTTCCATCGGGTGAAAGCGTCACAAGGACGAAGCTTTGAAGGATCAGGAATTGGACTTTCTTTAGTTCAAGAATTAGTCAAACTGCACCAAGGCACGATCGAGGTCATCAGCCAGGAAGGAGAAGGAACTTGTTTTACGATCGCCATTCCAACCGGAACCGCTCATCTTCCGGTTGAACAAATTAGCGAAACTCGTACGACCAGCGCAACGGGTGCAAGCTCTTATGTCGAAGAAGCGCTACGATGGCTACCAGACTCAAGTTCCGTTGCTACCCCACTGGACTTGAATCCGGTGATGCAGTCTTCGAGTCCTCAGGCTTACGTTCTACTTGCCGATGATAATGCGGATATGCGGGATTATGTCAAACGTCTTCTCGCCCAACAGTATGAAGTCAAAGCCGTTTCGGATGGTTTAGCCGTGTTGGATGCGGTTTGCGATCGCACTCCAGATCTCATTCTCACAGATGTGATGATGCCCCAACTCGATGGATTTGGGGTCTTAAGTGCCCTGCGAGACAGCCCGCAAACCCGAGAGATTCCCATCATTCTCCTCTCTGCCCGTGCAGGAGAAGAAGCCAGAGTCGAAGGCTTAGCCGCCGGAGCCGATGATTATCTGACGAAGCCTTTTTCTGCACGTGAGCTATTAGCGAGAGTCGAAGCCACCCTCAAACTCTCGAAACTTCGACAAGAAGCACTCCAACGAGAGCAAACCTTACGAGCCGCGAGTGAAACGGCAAAACAACAAGCCGAAACTGCTCTAAGACGGATCGATCAGCTTCTAGAAAGTATGAGTGATGCATTTGTGGCTTTAGACCATCACTGGAAAATTATTTATCAAAATGCTACTGCCGAACGCATTAACAATAAACCTCGCTCTGAAGTCATCGGTAAAACACTTTGGGAAGAATGGCCTGCGGCGATCGGAACCGAAATTGAAACGCAATACCGTCGAGCGATCGCGCAACAGACAGCAGCGCACTTTGAACATCACTACTATGAACCGCCGAGCCACGATGTTTGGTTAGAAGTGAACGCTTATCCATTTGAAGAAGGGTTAGGAATTTTTTATCGCGATATTAGCCAACGCAAACAGCTTGAAGCCGAGCAAGCTCATATTCTTCAGCTTGAGCAAGTTGCCCGTGAGAAAGCCGAACAAGCGAATCGGATTAAAGATGAATTTCTCGCGGTGCTCTCGCATGAATTACGATCTCCCTTGAATCCGATCTTAGGCTGGTCGAGGCTCTTGCAAACAGGCAGGTTAGATGCAGAGAAAACGGCTTATGCGTTAGCTACGATCGAGCGCAATGCCAAACTTCAATCGGATCTGATTGCGGATCTACTCGATGTCTCTCGAATTTTGCAGGGCAAGATCAACCTCAATGTAAGCACGGTGAATTTAGCAACGGTGATTCGAGCCGCGATCGAGACGGTTCGGTTAGCGGCTGAAGCGAAATCGATTGAGATTGAAACCGTTTTTGAGTCTGAGGTCAACGATGTTGCAGGAGATGCGACTCGTTTACAGCAGATTGTCTGGAATTTGCTCTCAAATGCCGTGAAATTTACGCCTACTGGAGGGCAGGTGCAGATTCATTTGACCGCAATTGATCATCAAATTCAAATGACTGTACACGACACAGGAAAGGGTATTGCTCCTGAGTTTTTACCGCATGTATTTGACTATTTCCGTCAAGAAGATGGCGCAACCACTCGTCAGTTTGGCGGGTTAGGATTGGGACTCGCGATCGTTCGATATCTAACTGAACTGCATGGTGGAACTGTTGCAGTAGAAAGCCCAGGTGAAGGGCAAGGAACAACATTTATGGTGCGATTACCTCGCTTGTCAACAGCAGCCGAGCTTCAATCTGAAGCACAATCGGCTGATTCATCCGCTAGCTTGAAGGATCTCAAAATTTTAGTCGTCGATGATGATTCCGATGCGCTTGGGCTTGTGGAATTTTTGCTCGAAGAAGCTGGAGCGATCGTAGTGTCTGTCCCTTCAGCGTGCGAAGCATTACAGGCATTGGCACAATCGCGTTTCGATATTCTCGTCAGTGATATCGGAATGCCGGAAATGGATGGTTACATGCTGATGCAGCAAGTCCGAGCGTTACCGCCAGACCAAGGCGGAGAAATTCGTGCGATCGCGCTCACTGCTTATGCAGGAGAGTTGAATCAAAAACAAGCGATCGCCGCTGGATTTCAAAAGCATCTCGCGAAACCGTTGGAATCTGAGGAATTGATAGATGCGATCGCGGCATTGACGAAAAAATAG
- a CDS encoding histidine kinase dimerization/phospho-acceptor domain-containing protein has protein sequence MKPEPSTASFLQGGGEMGRRIRELDWSKAPLGEPEQWQQSLKTAVRIMLTSRQPMWIAWGTNLTYLYNDAYRAILGGKHPEMLGQPTSVVWREIWDEVEPRTASVMLRNEATYDESLLLIMERNGYPEETYYTFSYSPIPDDQGGTGGIICANTDNTQQVIGERQLALLRVLAAKTADARTFDEACTFSAQCLAANPYDLPFALIYLIDVEQQQVILSGTAGIERDHPLALEAVGFDQDSIWQLSEVVRSQTSAIITNLTAELPKGAWQHPPHQAIVMPIVASGDTGQAGILVAGLNPFRLLDDNYQGFLDLVTGQIAASIANAQAYEEERKRAETLAELDRAKTVFFNNISHEFRTPLTLMLSPTEEALSDPIHPLPPTQRERIEIVQRNGMRLLKLVNTLLDFSRMKPDECKPFMNQLIWQATQQI, from the coding sequence ATGAAACCTGAACCGAGCACAGCAAGCTTTCTCCAAGGCGGTGGCGAAATGGGCAGACGCATTCGAGAACTCGATTGGTCAAAGGCTCCGCTCGGTGAGCCAGAACAATGGCAGCAAAGCTTAAAAACAGCGGTGCGAATTATGCTGACCTCGCGTCAACCAATGTGGATTGCCTGGGGAACCAACTTAACCTACCTCTATAACGACGCGTATCGAGCGATTCTCGGCGGCAAACATCCAGAAATGTTAGGACAGCCGACCTCGGTTGTGTGGCGTGAAATTTGGGATGAGGTCGAGCCGCGAACGGCTTCAGTCATGCTGAGAAACGAAGCGACCTATGATGAATCGCTGCTGCTGATCATGGAGCGCAACGGGTATCCCGAAGAAACTTACTACACGTTTTCATATAGTCCTATCCCGGATGATCAAGGCGGAACAGGCGGGATTATTTGCGCCAATACTGACAATACGCAGCAAGTGATTGGAGAGCGACAGTTAGCATTGTTACGTGTCCTTGCGGCTAAAACTGCGGATGCTCGGACGTTCGATGAGGCTTGTACTTTCAGTGCCCAGTGTTTAGCTGCAAATCCTTATGATCTGCCGTTTGCTTTGATTTATCTGATTGATGTTGAACAGCAGCAAGTGATCTTATCCGGCACAGCGGGAATCGAGCGTGATCATCCGCTGGCGCTTGAAGCGGTCGGATTCGACCAAGATTCGATTTGGCAGTTGAGTGAGGTTGTGCGATCGCAAACATCCGCAATCATTACAAACCTCACCGCTGAGCTTCCCAAAGGCGCATGGCAGCATCCCCCTCATCAAGCCATTGTTATGCCGATCGTCGCCTCAGGAGACACAGGACAAGCTGGCATTTTAGTCGCAGGTCTCAATCCGTTCCGATTGCTAGATGATAACTATCAAGGCTTTCTTGATCTAGTTACAGGTCAGATCGCAGCAAGCATTGCCAATGCTCAGGCGTATGAAGAAGAACGTAAACGCGCCGAAACCCTTGCAGAACTCGATCGAGCAAAAACCGTCTTCTTTAACAATATCAGCCACGAATTTCGCACGCCTCTGACGCTAATGTTAAGCCCCACTGAAGAGGCACTCAGCGATCCGATTCATCCCCTTCCTCCGACCCAGCGAGAGCGCATCGAGATCGTTCAACGCAACGGAATGCGCTTGCTAAAGCTAGTGAACACTCTGCTAGACTTTTCCCGAATGAAGCCGGACGAGTGCAAGCCGTTTATGAACCAACTGATCTGGCAAGCTACACAACAGATTTAG
- a CDS encoding ATP-binding protein encodes MAQDEKATGTEDILIGNQIDAFCIVLNDALRPLTDAEAIQSTAAHVLGESLGASRVAYAEILLNHQQVSIYRSYTNGVAELSGVFSTEEYGRDLIKDYRMGQQVIVSDIQHSKRLTEREKAKFKAIDIAAYCDTPLIKNGQLVALLIVHQSTPRQWTKLEARQIEETAERTWAAVERARAEAALRQSETKYRTLFESMNQGFCLCEMMFDEQGNPQDYRFLEANSIFESMTGLKGAIGKTARELVPNLEEFWFETYSRVVQTRKPERFESGSQAMNRWFEVSAFPIDTYPQFAILFTDISDRKQAAIALQDSEEQSRNILESITDGFFALNAQWQFTYMNKSAEAMLERSSNASVSKNLWTEYPGLIGTEFERIYRGAMHDQVVGATTAFYPDHNRWYEVRAYPARPGITVYFRNVTEQIQAQAALQHSEKRYQTLFESIDEGFCVIELVFEKDIAIDYRLVEVNPAFEQQTGLTQAVGKTIRELIPEIETFWFDIYAQVLRTGEPTRFQDHSAAMNRWFDIYAFRLEPAESNKVAVLFQDVTERRRIETEREAAREAADQANQIKDEFLAVLSHELRTPLNPILGWIKLLQSGKLDANQQRGALATIERNAKLQSRLIEDLLDISRIIQGKLLLNPTIVDLTQIISAAVETVRLAAAAKNIQLTLTFNPTAPVSADPVRLQQAICNLLTNAVKFTPDGGTVTVTLRSSDHRAEIQVIDTGKGIQPNFLPRIFDSFQQEDGSTTRKFGGLGLGLAIVQRIIEMHGGTVQAESQGVNHGATFIVKLPMNLQAQLSKSALEPHCPDAAQEGELNHVTVLLIDDDLDTREYQAFLLEQNGATVIAVPSGLAALQVLDQTLPNVIVSDLGMPEMDGYLLIRQIRARTSKWGGEIPAIAVSAYAGEFNQQQALEAGFQQHLAKPIEPEELIRAIATLSRSQA; translated from the coding sequence GTGGCTCAGGATGAGAAAGCAACAGGCACTGAAGACATCCTGATAGGAAATCAGATTGATGCCTTTTGTATCGTACTGAATGATGCATTACGTCCACTGACAGATGCGGAAGCAATTCAGTCAACAGCAGCGCATGTGCTAGGCGAGTCGTTAGGGGCAAGCCGTGTTGCTTATGCTGAAATTTTACTGAATCATCAACAAGTGAGCATCTACCGGAGCTACACAAACGGCGTAGCAGAACTGAGCGGAGTATTTAGTACAGAAGAATATGGTCGAGACTTGATCAAAGACTACAGAATGGGGCAACAAGTGATTGTCTCAGATATTCAGCACAGTAAGCGCCTGACAGAGCGTGAGAAAGCAAAGTTCAAAGCGATCGACATTGCCGCCTATTGTGATACGCCTTTGATCAAGAACGGTCAATTAGTCGCCTTGCTCATTGTGCATCAATCGACTCCGCGACAATGGACAAAGCTGGAAGCAAGACAGATCGAAGAAACCGCAGAGCGAACTTGGGCAGCCGTTGAACGGGCACGCGCAGAAGCAGCCCTCCGACAATCTGAGACAAAATATCGCACCTTGTTTGAGTCGATGAATCAAGGATTCTGCCTTTGTGAAATGATGTTTGACGAACAAGGAAATCCGCAAGACTATCGATTCCTAGAAGCCAATTCTATTTTTGAATCGATGACAGGGCTGAAAGGTGCAATCGGAAAAACAGCACGAGAATTAGTCCCTAATTTAGAAGAGTTTTGGTTCGAAACCTATAGTAGAGTTGTACAGACGAGGAAACCTGAACGCTTTGAGAGTGGCTCTCAGGCTATGAATCGATGGTTTGAAGTCAGTGCTTTCCCAATCGATACCTATCCACAGTTTGCCATTTTATTCACCGATATTAGCGATCGTAAACAAGCCGCGATCGCACTGCAAGACAGTGAAGAACAGAGTCGTAACATTCTAGAAAGTATTACCGATGGGTTCTTTGCACTGAATGCCCAATGGCAGTTTACTTACATGAACAAATCGGCTGAAGCAATGCTTGAGCGATCGAGCAACGCTTCGGTCAGCAAGAACCTGTGGACAGAATATCCAGGCTTGATCGGAACTGAGTTTGAGCGAATTTATCGCGGTGCAATGCACGATCAAGTTGTCGGCGCAACAACCGCATTTTATCCCGACCACAATCGATGGTACGAAGTTCGTGCCTATCCAGCCAGGCCAGGCATTACCGTTTACTTTAGAAACGTAACCGAGCAGATCCAAGCTCAAGCAGCACTCCAACACTCTGAGAAACGATATCAAACCTTGTTTGAATCGATCGATGAAGGCTTCTGTGTAATTGAACTCGTGTTTGAGAAGGACATAGCAATTGATTATCGCCTTGTTGAAGTCAATCCAGCTTTTGAACAGCAAACGGGACTGACACAAGCCGTTGGCAAAACAATTCGTGAGCTAATTCCTGAGATTGAAACATTCTGGTTTGATATCTATGCGCAAGTGCTGCGGACAGGCGAACCGACGCGATTTCAGGATCACTCGGCTGCGATGAATCGTTGGTTTGATATCTATGCATTCCGGCTTGAACCTGCTGAAAGCAACAAAGTTGCAGTGCTATTTCAGGATGTGACCGAGCGCAGGCGAATCGAAACAGAGCGCGAAGCTGCACGAGAAGCAGCCGATCAAGCAAATCAGATCAAAGATGAATTTCTCGCGGTTCTCTCTCACGAACTGAGAACGCCACTGAATCCGATTTTAGGCTGGATCAAATTGCTACAATCGGGCAAACTCGATGCCAATCAACAGCGAGGAGCTTTAGCCACGATCGAGCGCAATGCCAAGCTGCAATCTCGACTGATCGAAGATTTACTCGATATCTCCCGAATTATTCAAGGCAAGCTGCTGTTAAATCCTACGATTGTTGATTTGACTCAGATCATTTCTGCCGCCGTTGAGACAGTACGTCTCGCCGCTGCCGCAAAAAACATTCAGTTAACGCTCACTTTTAATCCGACGGCTCCCGTATCGGCTGATCCAGTTCGATTACAGCAAGCTATCTGCAATTTGCTCACCAATGCCGTCAAGTTCACGCCAGACGGCGGAACTGTGACAGTCACATTAAGGTCTAGCGATCACCGGGCTGAAATTCAGGTCATCGACACAGGTAAAGGCATTCAGCCTAATTTTTTGCCTCGGATCTTTGACTCCTTTCAGCAAGAAGATGGCTCAACGACTCGCAAATTTGGCGGATTAGGACTGGGACTCGCGATCGTACAGCGCATCATCGAAATGCATGGCGGAACCGTCCAGGCAGAAAGTCAGGGAGTCAATCACGGCGCGACATTTATTGTAAAACTGCCGATGAATTTGCAAGCGCAATTGAGCAAGAGCGCGCTTGAGCCGCATTGCCCGGATGCAGCGCAAGAAGGAGAGTTAAACCATGTAACAGTTTTACTCATCGACGATGATCTCGATACTCGCGAATATCAAGCTTTCTTACTTGAACAAAATGGTGCAACAGTCATTGCCGTGCCATCTGGACTCGCCGCCTTACAGGTACTCGATCAGACCTTGCCCAATGTCATCGTCAGTGACTTAGGGATGCCTGAGATGGATGGCTACCTGTTAATTCGACAGATTCGTGCTAGAACATCGAAATGGGGAGGAGAAATTCCCGCGATCGCAGTTTCTGCCTATGCAGGAGAGTTTAACCAGCAGCAAGCGCTTGAAGCCGGATTTCAGCAGCATCTTGCCAAACCCATCGAGCCAGAAGAATTGATTCGTGCGATCGCCACATTATCAAGGAGCCAAGCATGA
- the glnT gene encoding type III glutamate--ammonia ligase yields the protein MTHQLNPDLQQFKTMLKDQGVKYAIASFVDIHGMCKAKMVPLSHFDQMMQGSELFTGAALDGVPQEVSDEEVATMPDLASATILPWNSEMVWLASDLYLRGQPFEACCRSILKSVLQQAAEMGFQFNLGIETEFFILKDQDGQAVPISDRDTLAKPCYDLQGLLDNYAWVDEIVQAMNHLGWDVYSFDHEDGNGQFETDFTYTDALTMSDRLIFFRLMVKEIARKHGYFATFMPKPFANRTGSGAHYNMSLADLKTGENLFVDRADPRRCGLSKLGYQFIAGVLRHAPAICAVIAPTVNSYKRLIARGSMSGFTWAPVYICYGNNNRTNMLRIPLAGGRVECRAADISCNPYLGAAMILAAGLEGIREGLDPGEPHTENMYTYTTAELAEMGIKMLPRTLGEAIEAFAADPLSESVMGSLMYQTYVDFKTQEWFEYHNHVSDWEVQRYMKFF from the coding sequence ATGACCCATCAGCTTAATCCGGATTTGCAGCAGTTCAAAACGATGCTCAAAGACCAAGGTGTGAAATATGCGATCGCGAGCTTTGTTGATATTCATGGCATGTGCAAAGCGAAAATGGTTCCTCTGTCGCATTTTGACCAAATGATGCAAGGGTCAGAGCTATTTACGGGGGCTGCTTTGGATGGCGTTCCTCAAGAGGTCAGTGATGAAGAAGTCGCAACAATGCCTGATCTTGCCAGTGCAACGATTTTGCCGTGGAATTCAGAGATGGTTTGGCTTGCGAGTGATTTGTATTTGCGGGGTCAACCGTTTGAGGCGTGCTGTCGCAGCATTCTTAAATCTGTGTTGCAGCAAGCAGCAGAAATGGGGTTTCAGTTTAATCTGGGGATTGAAACTGAGTTTTTTATTCTCAAAGATCAGGATGGGCAAGCGGTTCCAATCAGCGATCGCGATACGCTAGCAAAGCCTTGCTATGACTTGCAAGGACTGCTCGATAACTATGCTTGGGTAGATGAGATTGTGCAAGCGATGAATCATCTCGGTTGGGATGTGTATTCGTTTGATCACGAAGATGGCAATGGTCAGTTTGAAACGGATTTCACTTATACGGATGCGCTGACGATGTCCGATCGCTTGATCTTTTTCCGCTTGATGGTGAAGGAAATTGCGCGGAAGCATGGTTACTTTGCAACGTTTATGCCCAAGCCGTTTGCGAATCGTACAGGAAGCGGCGCGCATTACAATATGTCGCTTGCAGATTTGAAAACTGGGGAGAATTTGTTTGTCGATCGAGCAGATCCGCGTCGTTGCGGTTTGTCGAAATTGGGCTATCAGTTTATTGCAGGTGTGCTTCGTCATGCGCCTGCGATTTGTGCGGTGATTGCTCCGACTGTGAATAGCTACAAGCGGTTGATCGCACGAGGAAGTATGTCTGGGTTTACTTGGGCACCTGTGTATATTTGCTATGGCAACAACAATCGCACGAATATGTTGCGCATTCCACTAGCAGGTGGACGAGTTGAATGTCGGGCGGCTGATATTTCCTGCAATCCCTACTTGGGTGCAGCGATGATTTTAGCAGCAGGGTTAGAAGGGATTCGAGAAGGACTCGACCCCGGTGAACCGCATACTGAGAATATGTATACCTACACGACAGCAGAACTAGCAGAAATGGGGATTAAGATGCTTCCTCGAACTTTAGGAGAAGCGATCGAAGCGTTTGCTGCTGACCCGTTGAGCGAATCGGTAATGGGTTCGTTAATGTATCAAACCTATGTTGATTTCAAAACTCAAGAATGGTTTGAGTATCACAATCATGTTTCAGATTGGGAAGTTCAGCGCTATATGAAGTTCTTCTAG